Genomic DNA from Paucilactobacillus hokkaidonensis JCM 18461:
TTGATTGTTACTACAATTATCTTTCCGTTGTATTATCAAGAAGTTTTACACGTGTCGCCGTTTATTTCGGGGATGGCGCTTGTACCAGCAGCGGTATTTTTGAGCATCCTGAATCCATTGACTGGAAAACTCGCAGATAAACTAGGATTTCGGTTTGTCATGTTGACGGGGATGAGCATGATTGTGGTGGGCTGGTTAACGATTAGTTTGCTGGTCGGACACTTAAATTTAGTTGTGATGATGGTCTGCGCGATGATCATTGAAGGCGGAAATGCGTTTGTAATGATGCCAGCCGTGACAATGGGGGCCAATTCGTTACCCACTAACTTAGTGGCCGATGGTACCGCGGTCACAACAACGGTTCGTCAGATATTGGGCTCAACCGGTGTGGCAGTGGCAACCTTAATTTTAGGAATTGTGACGACACAACAGATTAATGGTGGTGCGACTGCTAGCCAGGCTCAATTAGGCGGTTATCGCGCGGTGTTCTTGACCTTTTTTGGGATTTCGATTATCGGTTTGATAATGGCATTATGCTTGAAAAATACGGCTACTGAATCAACTAAATAAATTTCTTCTTTAAATCTTCACAGTTAAGTCATTTTAGTAAATCTTATTAACTTTTCATGTTATATTTGTGACGAAAGGTTAATAGGTTTTTGTTTTTTTGAAAGCGGTTAACAATGGAGGAGGCCGGTTATAATGAAATTTAACACGGAAAGTAAAACCCATTTTAAATTGTATAAAAGTGGCAAGCTTTGGTTAGTATCAGGGATTAGTACCGCGATGATGTTTGGTGCTAGTGTTTTGATGAATGATCAGCAAGTTCAAGCTGATGTAGCGCAGCAAACTTCCACTATCACTATGGACAATGCAGCTGATAGTACACCAGCTGCTAACACAATTCACACCCCGGTCACAAGTGCGTCGTCTGCACATTCAACAACAGCGATTCCCGAAAGTGATGGCACGATAACCAGTACGTCTGCAGGTAGTGCAGCGATTGCAACAACACCGGTTTCCGATACAACAGTTGATTCACAAGTAGCTGTACCAACATCAAGCAGTGTTACTTCTGCTGAAGAAGCAACAACCGCTGCGCTTGTTCAACCGACAAGTAGTCGAGCAGCTGTAACAGAAACGATTGATTCATGGATGCCCGATAAAAACTTGCAACTGGCTGTGTTAAAGAATTTAACGACCAAGGATAACGTCTATAACAAAGTTCAGATTCTGCCAACCGGTTCAACAGTCAATGACATTACTAAGGAGGCATTATCCCAGTTAATCTCGTTGAGTGGTGATTCGTATAACATTGCAAGTATTGAAGGATTACAATATGCTACAAGTTTAATTCGAATTTATTTAGTTCCTAATCTGGATGTCGGACATAATCGCGGCTTGATTACAGATATTTCACCGCTGACTAATCTGACGAATCTCAAAGAAGTCACGATGTTTAGCAACCAAATTAATGATATAACAGCTCTTGCAAACAAGCCTACCTTGACCTCTGTGTCACTGGCTTACAATCAAATTACAGATATTTCACCACTGGAAACGGCAGGGATTAGTAATAGTACTAGTGGTAATTCAGTTGCATTCCAGGCAGTTAGTTTACCAGGAGTTTGGCTTAATCCCAATACTGATAGTTTTTCGTCATCATCATTTATCTATAATTTATTAGGTGAGAATGTATCGGTTACACCGTATTATGCGGATGGATCTGGGGCTTACCAATATGCGATGTATTATAAGAGTACTGCTACTGGTACGAATATCAGTGGTCAAAATATTTCATGGACGAACTTTACTCAGAATTTACTCACCAATGCGAATGGTGTTAAATATGGGTATATGACGTATTACTGGACGGACCCATTTTTAAACAATGCTGGTTATCCATATTTTGGCTGGATCATCCAACCATTTTATATTAACGATACGATTGGAAACGTGACGATTAATTATGTTTTAAATGAAACGGGCGCAACAATTCATCAGCCGTCTAATATTACGGGTTCACTGGCAACACAGTACCAAGTTGATCAGGATAGTACGGTTCAGCAGGCATACCAGCAACTAATTGATCAGGGTTACTATTTATATCGTACTAGTGGTGCCACTACAGGAACGTTTATCGAGCAGGCACAATCAGCGACACTGTACTTTTCTAAGACACTACCAACTTATGAGTTTAATGTGCATTATCAAACAAAAACAGGACGCACAATTATTCCAGATCAAACTTATGCGGGGAAAATGGATATTACTTGGACGGTGGATACAACACCACCAGCTGGTTATCGGTACCTATACGCGAAAGATGCAACAGGAAACATAATTACCGACTTAACTGGAAAATACAGTGCTACAGTTGGCGATATTACGCTGGTGTTCGCCTTAATTGAAGGGACAACGCCGACTTATGAACCAAGTACATTGCATGTTAATTTCGTGGATCAGAATGATAATGAAATTAAAGCCGGAAATATCCAAAATGGTTATGTAGGTAATGGATATGACGTGACAGCCCCAGAAATTTCAGGGTATAGATTGACATTCCAAGCAAACTATCAAGGACAACTAACTGCAACGGATCAAACGGTTACTTTTACGTATGAATTAATTGAAGGGGAGACCCCGACTTATGAACCAAGCACATTGAACGTTAAATATGTTGATCAAAATGGTAACCCGATTAAAACCGAAATGGTTCTTAATGGTCACGCCGGCAACGGGTATAAAGTCGATGCTGCTAGTATTGATGGCTATCGGTTGATTTCACAGTCAAATTACACTGGAGCATTAGTGGCGGGTAGTCAGACGGTTTCATTTGTCTATGAATTGATTGAGGGTGTAGTACCTGAGTCTAAGCCAACAACAATTAACATTGAGTTCGTGGACGAACAGGGAAATAAAATCCAAGCAGATATTAATAAAAATGGTTTTGTGGGTAATGGGTATTTAATTAATGCCCCAGAAATTACTGGTTATCATTATCTTAGACTTGGAACTGGTTCGGCAGCACTACAAGGACAACTGATAGATGGCGAGACGCGGATAATTTTAGTGTATGCCAAGGATACTGATCCGGTGGAGCCAACCACACCAATTGAACCAACTATACCAACGCCAACTAATCCAGAAGCACCGACAGCAGAAACACCTGTTTTAATGCCGGTCAATTCGACATCTGGTAGTGATGAATTACAAAAAGCTATAGTAGTTACTGCTGGACAAAACAATGATCAGGAAAAATTACCACAAACTGATGAACGAGCGGGACAAACTGAAGCTTTGATTGGTTTGGGGATGTTAAGTCTTTGGTCTGGTTTGTTTGGATTGAAAAAACGCAAGAAAAATAGTACACATTAAAGACATTCAAACATTGGCTTCATCACTGATATAAGTGTTGGAGCTTTTTTATTATAGTTATCTAAAGGTTGAAAGTTAATTATTACTAATAAGATGACATTTTTATGGTTTCAACTTAAATATGTAAAATTAATTTTGCTTATATAAAAAATGCAATTAAATTGTAATAATAATTTTTACATTTACTATTTACAACGTTTAATATCTATTATAGACTTATTAAGTCGTTCAAATAAGTAGCACGTAGTTTTAAAAAGTAAGTCTAACTATATAGATATGTAAGAAAAGAGGAGCTACAGTTGATAGATTTAACGGGGAAAAGGTTTGGCAGATTAACTGCAATTAGGCCGGCCAAAAAAAGAATCGCTAATGGAAATGTTTGTTGGGAATGTGAATGTAGTTGTGGTAACCATACAGTTGTTGATGGATATTTACTGAGAACGGGTGGCACAAGAAGTTGTGGCTGTTTACGAACAGAGATTGCTTCTGCGGCAGCAAAGGCGAACCCAGTATTCATGGCAAATAGTGGCAATATCAATAATCTGAAAACTTATAGTGGCGTTTTTAAAACCTCCGTTGTCAAAAGTAAAAAAAATCAAAGTGGGGTAATTGGTGTTTCTTACGATAAAAAGGAAGATTTATGGTTCTCACGGTTGATGGTTAAAGGAGACTACGTTCTTTTAAAGGGATTCAAGGAATTTGAAGAAGCCGTGGCAGCACGTAAACAAGCTGAGCGAAAATATTTGTTTAGACAAGATAATACTGAAATCTCAGTATAGATACTGATTGAATAAGCGAGAGCATCAATTGTTGGTTTAAAAGCCAGCCGTTGATGCTTTTTTTATATAATGATTGCAAGAATATCAATACAATTAAATATTAATTTCAAATATGTGGTCAAAAAGATATTATGTTTTAATTATGTATTTTTGATTATCGATTGATAACATTACTAACACTGATAAACCAAGCTTTCAATAAAATGTGAATTTTTTTTGAATTTTAAATGACGTAATTGTTAAAGAAATGTTAAAGATTCTGTTATCATTCGATTAAAATGATGCTACAATGAGTTTGTATAGTTGTCGGCCATATTAGTTAACCATGTTGTAAATTAAGCTGATACATAAATGGAGGGGTTAGAATGACAGATCATCGAAAGCAAAGTAAATATTTGAAGTTGTTACGGGATACGGGTCAATTGACGGAACATTTTAAGATGTATAAGTCAGGTAAGAACTGGCTGTTTGCAGGCATCTCGCTGCTGACATTCGGAGCAGGACTCGCAATTAATCAATCGGTTGTTAAGGCGGACGATGCTAAAGTTGCCGACAGTTCAAGTGACACGACCGTTGTTAATAGTAGCGCTGGATCGAATTCGGATTCAACAGTAACGCTGAAGTCGGCATCAAGCACAACAAGTGACGCATCAAGTTCTAATGATACAGTAGCAAGTGATGTTTCGAACAAAGATAGCGAAGGTAGTTCTAGTTCCGAAAGTAACGCAACTAGTGGTTCAAATAGTACCGCATCAGCTGCTTCTGCTGATACAACTAATTCAAATGCAACATCAGTAACAACTGATGCTACTAATTCTAGTTCAGCTGCATCCTCGAATAACACAGCTGATCAGGATGCAACGAGTTCGGATACTAGTTCTGATGTAACCAAGCTAGCAACATTACAAACTGAGTTACCAGCTGGAACGGTTATTTCGACGCAAAGTGATGGCACAACTGTTATTGAATTACCTGTGAATGCTGATATTGATCTGGCAAAGCAAATGGTTGATGCGACTAATTTGGTTAATGCTGTGACGGTGACTGCTAGAGCTGATACGTCTACAGGCCCGTTAACATATACAGGTGGTTTAACTAGTGGAACTGTTTACAATGGTGTTACTCAGGGTATGGCAACTGCCGTTACGATGGGTGATTTTGAATGGATTACGGCCGTTGGAACAGGAATGTTAAACGGTAAAGCGACTAGTTTAGCAGATATTGATAATTATTTTGAGAGTTTATATAATGCCAATAAGGGGAATTATCGGTTATTTGGAGCACTAAGATCCTCTGCAAATGCCAGTGCAGCAGACGAAGCAACTGAGGCAAATGCTGCTTCTTTTATGTATTACTACTTTTTAGGCTCGGATAATAGTTATGTCAGTGGATTAATAAAATATTTGAACAGTCTGAACACGACTCAGTTAGCTAGTTTAGCACAAACTGTCTATGAAAATAATGATATAGATATTAGTAAGCTTATCACTCAACAAGGTACGTTTGTTCTGGAGACATTTTATGGTGCAGGAACTTCGTCACCTGTTAGCATTCAGGGTGGTGATCTTCAAATTTCAACATCAGAAAATGGTAGCTATTACTGGAAAATTCCGTTTAGTGGTTCTGAAAATATTAGTGATTTTGAAAACTTTGTTAACTCGATTGTTTCACTTTACATTGCTGCTATGGTTCCAGGTGCAGAAACCTATGTTATAGAGACTGTGTTACCTGCTATAGATACAGTTTCAGATACAACTGCATTAACTGATTATACCAATTTGGATTCAATTATTGGACAGATTGGTGATCGGGCATA
This window encodes:
- a CDS encoding MucBP domain-containing protein, whose protein sequence is MKFNTESKTHFKLYKSGKLWLVSGISTAMMFGASVLMNDQQVQADVAQQTSTITMDNAADSTPAANTIHTPVTSASSAHSTTAIPESDGTITSTSAGSAAIATTPVSDTTVDSQVAVPTSSSVTSAEEATTAALVQPTSSRAAVTETIDSWMPDKNLQLAVLKNLTTKDNVYNKVQILPTGSTVNDITKEALSQLISLSGDSYNIASIEGLQYATSLIRIYLVPNLDVGHNRGLITDISPLTNLTNLKEVTMFSNQINDITALANKPTLTSVSLAYNQITDISPLETAGISNSTSGNSVAFQAVSLPGVWLNPNTDSFSSSSFIYNLLGENVSVTPYYADGSGAYQYAMYYKSTATGTNISGQNISWTNFTQNLLTNANGVKYGYMTYYWTDPFLNNAGYPYFGWIIQPFYINDTIGNVTINYVLNETGATIHQPSNITGSLATQYQVDQDSTVQQAYQQLIDQGYYLYRTSGATTGTFIEQAQSATLYFSKTLPTYEFNVHYQTKTGRTIIPDQTYAGKMDITWTVDTTPPAGYRYLYAKDATGNIITDLTGKYSATVGDITLVFALIEGTTPTYEPSTLHVNFVDQNDNEIKAGNIQNGYVGNGYDVTAPEISGYRLTFQANYQGQLTATDQTVTFTYELIEGETPTYEPSTLNVKYVDQNGNPIKTEMVLNGHAGNGYKVDAASIDGYRLISQSNYTGALVAGSQTVSFVYELIEGVVPESKPTTINIEFVDEQGNKIQADINKNGFVGNGYLINAPEITGYHYLRLGTGSAALQGQLIDGETRIILVYAKDTDPVEPTTPIEPTIPTPTNPEAPTAETPVLMPVNSTSGSDELQKAIVVTAGQNNDQEKLPQTDERAGQTEALIGLGMLSLWSGLFGLKKRKKNSTH
- a CDS encoding AP2 domain-containing protein, with amino-acid sequence MIDLTGKRFGRLTAIRPAKKRIANGNVCWECECSCGNHTVVDGYLLRTGGTRSCGCLRTEIASAAAKANPVFMANSGNINNLKTYSGVFKTSVVKSKKNQSGVIGVSYDKKEDLWFSRLMVKGDYVLLKGFKEFEEAVAARKQAERKYLFRQDNTEISV
- a CDS encoding KxYKxGKxW signal peptide domain-containing protein, translating into MTDHRKQSKYLKLLRDTGQLTEHFKMYKSGKNWLFAGISLLTFGAGLAINQSVVKADDAKVADSSSDTTVVNSSAGSNSDSTVTLKSASSTTSDASSSNDTVASDVSNKDSEGSSSSESNATSGSNSTASAASADTTNSNATSVTTDATNSSSAASSNNTADQDATSSDTSSDVTKLATLQTELPAGTVISTQSDGTTVIELPVNADIDLAKQMVDATNLVNAVTVTARADTSTGPLTYTGGLTSGTVYNGVTQGMATAVTMGDFEWITAVGTGMLNGKATSLADIDNYFESLYNANKGNYRLFGALRSSANASAADEATEANAASFMYYYFLGSDNSYVSGLIKYLNSLNTTQLASLAQTVYENNDIDISKLITQQGTFVLETFYGAGTSSPVSIQGGDLQISTSENGSYYWKIPFSGSENISDFENFVNSIVSLYIAAMVPGAETYVIETVLPAIDTVSDTTALTDYTNLDSIIGQIGDRAYQTAKSLLTIDGSFDLTSLVPHIGTLYDDATILSMFDSGSGGFLGRFVGAIDRVSTTDGKALSYNADTLSGNAIGFNNFSLFNSLYVAYAEVLVKVLYGTAMLGKFEAIQAMYNDKDAFINYMSGRASADVNITDFEKNVLGITTTNTLSTDTQTLRH